In a genomic window of Saccharothrix sp. HUAS TT1:
- a CDS encoding transglutaminaseTgpA domain-containing protein yields the protein MLVVVAAMHLGSGWQGVVPSLVFAVAAVVGFGCLPLLRWRRLPVGFTVFALVVLALVGGYWVARPSAVDSTDPVPVLLDLVPRLLTAARPAPATPELLAPGVLLVFGVSLVVVLAVAGRGRALVAPVVGAAVLYTCAALLTAGRADRVGLVAVGLVVVAVGGWLVVDRLETGGRVWSGLAALPVAVVAGVAVVLPSGGAFEPRELVEPPVTDLGVASPLPQLAAWANLGDTELFRVRGPERAVRLVALSDYSGAAWRAASLYGPLGAVAEPDLPAGARVDEVEVEITVGELTGRWLPTVGRPTAVTVDGAMVDPDSGSLVLVEELAPGLSYRVRGVLDVPDDTDLLNATVPADADRYLRLPGLPYSLAEYGRQVVRNARTPYERAVAIEQVVKQGRTPDAQAPVGSSYSRLERFLFGAPGEPGANAGTAEQFASAFAVLGRVVGLPTRVVVGFQPAAGEERVVRGSDATAWPEVYFAGWGWVPFDPVAGVSSGGSSAAQKREVLDRLASITASPTSTPLSAPPLVTPSAAVAGPVVDGGSQRWIGYAVLGGVPVLLPAVVGLARLVRRRRLRAAGATGAWAYVLDGLLLAGRVPPPGRTAPDIAADLGSAAAVELAGLADRAAFAPTAGPGPVAGSAAGSAAVEWGSVARSARSTAGSAAGAQVGLKGMAQAAGPEVSAWELARQVRGELRRAAGWRRRVLWAVDPRPLRRR from the coding sequence GTGCTTGTGGTGGTGGCTGCGATGCACCTTGGCTCGGGGTGGCAGGGGGTCGTGCCGTCGTTGGTGTTCGCGGTTGCGGCGGTGGTGGGGTTTGGGTGTTTGCCGTTGTTGCGGTGGCGGCGGTTGCCGGTGGGGTTCACGGTGTTCGCGCTGGTGGTGTTGGCGCTGGTCGGCGGGTACTGGGTGGCGCGGCCGTCGGCGGTTGACTCGACTGATCCCGTCCCCGTGCTGCTGGACCTGGTGCCGCGCCTGCTGACCGCCGCGCGCCCGGCGCCCGCGACGCCCGAGCTGCTGGCGCCGGGCGTGCTGCTGGTGTTCGGGGTGTCGCTGGTCGTGGTGCTCGCGGTGGCGGGGAGGGGGCGGGCGTTGGTGGCGCCGGTGGTCGGCGCAGCTGTGCTGTACACGTGCGCGGCGCTGTTGACGGCGGGGCGGGCGGATCGGGTGGGGTTGGTCGCGGTCGGGTTGGTGGTGGTGGCAGTGGGCGGGTGGTTGGTGGTGGACCGGCTGGAGACGGGTGGGCGGGTGTGGTCCGGGTTGGCCGCCCTGCCGGTGGCGGTGGTGGCGGGGGTCGCGGTGGTGTTGCCGTCCGGTGGGGCGTTCGAGCCGCGGGAGTTGGTGGAGCCGCCGGTCACCGATCTGGGGGTGGCCAGTCCGCTGCCGCAGTTGGCGGCGTGGGCGAACCTCGGCGACACCGAGCTGTTCCGCGTGCGGGGACCCGAACGCGCGGTGCGGTTGGTGGCGTTGTCGGACTACTCGGGGGCGGCGTGGCGGGCGGCGTCGTTGTACGGGCCCCTCGGGGCCGTGGCGGAGCCCGACCTGCCGGCCGGTGCGCGGGTGGACGAGGTGGAGGTGGAGATCACGGTCGGTGAGCTGACCGGCCGGTGGCTTCCCACTGTCGGGCGTCCCACGGCGGTGACGGTGGACGGCGCGATGGTCGACCCCGACTCCGGGTCGCTGGTCCTGGTGGAGGAGTTGGCCCCAGGCCTCTCGTACCGGGTGCGCGGTGTGCTCGACGTGCCCGACGACACCGACCTGCTGAACGCCACCGTGCCCGCCGACGCCGACCGCTACCTGAGGCTGCCGGGGCTGCCGTACTCGCTGGCCGAGTACGGGCGGCAGGTCGTGCGGAACGCGCGGACGCCCTACGAGCGGGCGGTGGCGATCGAGCAGGTGGTGAAGCAGGGGCGGACGCCGGACGCGCAGGCGCCGGTCGGGTCGTCCTACTCGCGGTTGGAGCGGTTCCTGTTCGGCGCGCCGGGTGAGCCGGGCGCGAACGCGGGCACCGCTGAGCAGTTCGCGTCGGCGTTCGCGGTGCTGGGTCGGGTGGTGGGGTTGCCGACCCGGGTCGTGGTCGGGTTCCAGCCGGCGGCGGGGGAGGAGCGGGTGGTGCGCGGCAGCGACGCGACCGCGTGGCCCGAGGTGTACTTCGCCGGGTGGGGCTGGGTGCCGTTCGACCCGGTGGCCGGTGTGTCGTCCGGCGGGTCCAGCGCGGCGCAGAAGCGCGAGGTGCTGGACCGGTTGGCGTCGATCACGGCCAGTCCCACCAGCACCCCGCTGTCCGCCCCGCCCCTGGTGACGCCGTCCGCCGCGGTGGCCGGGCCGGTGGTCGACGGCGGGTCGCAGCGGTGGATCGGGTACGCGGTGCTCGGCGGGGTTCCGGTGCTGCTGCCGGCAGTGGTGGGGTTGGCGCGGTTGGTGCGGCGCAGACGTCTGCGCGCGGCCGGGGCGACCGGGGCCTGGGCGTACGTGCTGGACGGGTTGCTGCTGGCGGGGAGGGTTCCGCCGCCGGGGCGGACGGCGCCGGACATCGCGGCGGACCTGGGGTCGGCGGCGGCGGTGGAGTTGGCGGGGTTGGCGGATCGCGCGGCGTTCGCGCCGACAGCGGGGCCGGGGCCGGTGGCGGGGTCGGCAGCAGGATCAGCGGCGGTGGAGTGGGGGTCGGTGGCGAGGTCGGCGAGGTCGACGGCGGGGTCGGCAGCGGGAGCGCAGGTCGGCCTGAAGGGGATGGCGCAGGCGGCCGGACCGGAGGTGTCGGCGTGGGAGTTGGCGCGGCAGGTCCGGGGTGAGCTGCGGCGGGCGGCGGGGTGGCGGCGCAGGGTGCTGTGGGCGGTCGACCCCCGGCCCCTCCGACGGCGCTAG
- a CDS encoding protein kinase, with product MDPADDLLAWAPPPGPGQAPVVALPGYSDFRLLAHGGEGTVYRATQDGLGRDVAVKVLDVTDPDAVSRFHRELEITVRLGRQHPHVVTVLDTGVIDGRPCIVMEYHDLGSLHDRLRQRGPLPVHEVVAAGIAVADALAFAHGQGILHRDVKPQNILVLPTSYVLADFGIARGADAAHTASLQMVSYRHAAPQMVDGQPPAATDDLWSLGSTLFTLLDGQPPFASADPGADTMLAHLGRVREAPPRSLLRRDVPVELVAIILRCLRKSRDERFPDAASLRAALAAVPTRTAQSTVDPDHTAAVRHEAPERYPDGPTELPDFGPRPVVAESAPEPVAAVPEPVRTWTEDLAELTVRHNTDRPPARPPAVLPPGLPEPPPSPAPSRRRSWKLAAAGAVVVGVAVGVALSLPGRSDQVAEPPPTTTTTTVAVTTTTATVPAGGDPRFTPVLKRLEDGGDRIELFWTDPSEGNAQFVVVDVTGPSARPLVTVAAGATSHVLEGLEPKAPEYCFQVLAIGLADPATQRGSSARTCAVRNG from the coding sequence GTGGACCCCGCCGACGACCTGCTGGCCTGGGCGCCCCCACCCGGCCCGGGACAGGCGCCCGTCGTCGCGCTGCCCGGCTACAGCGACTTCCGCCTGCTCGCCCACGGCGGCGAGGGCACCGTCTACCGGGCCACCCAGGACGGCCTCGGGCGGGACGTCGCGGTGAAGGTCCTCGACGTCACCGACCCGGACGCGGTCAGCCGGTTCCACCGCGAGCTGGAGATCACCGTCCGGCTGGGCCGCCAGCACCCGCACGTCGTGACCGTGCTGGACACCGGCGTGATCGACGGCCGGCCGTGCATCGTGATGGAGTACCACGACCTCGGCTCGCTGCACGACCGGCTCCGGCAGCGCGGACCGCTGCCGGTGCACGAGGTGGTCGCGGCCGGGATCGCGGTGGCCGACGCGCTGGCGTTCGCGCACGGCCAGGGCATCCTGCACCGGGACGTGAAGCCGCAGAACATCCTGGTGCTGCCCACGTCCTACGTGCTGGCCGACTTCGGGATCGCGCGCGGCGCGGACGCGGCGCACACGGCGTCGCTGCAGATGGTCAGCTACCGGCACGCCGCGCCGCAGATGGTGGACGGCCAACCGCCCGCCGCGACCGACGACCTGTGGTCCCTGGGCTCGACGCTGTTCACCCTGCTGGACGGGCAGCCGCCGTTCGCGTCGGCCGACCCGGGGGCCGACACCATGCTGGCCCACCTCGGCCGGGTGCGCGAGGCGCCGCCGAGGTCGCTGCTGCGCCGGGACGTGCCGGTCGAGCTGGTGGCGATCATCCTGCGGTGCCTGCGCAAGTCCCGGGACGAGCGGTTTCCGGACGCGGCGTCGCTGCGGGCCGCGCTGGCGGCGGTGCCGACCCGGACCGCGCAGTCCACTGTGGACCCGGACCACACGGCGGCGGTGCGGCACGAGGCGCCCGAGCGGTACCCGGACGGTCCGACGGAGCTGCCCGACTTCGGCCCCAGGCCGGTGGTGGCGGAGTCCGCGCCGGAACCGGTGGCCGCCGTTCCCGAGCCGGTGCGGACGTGGACCGAGGACCTGGCTGAGCTGACCGTGCGGCACAACACCGACCGGCCGCCGGCGCGGCCTCCGGCGGTGCTTCCACCGGGGTTGCCCGAACCGCCGCCGTCCCCGGCCCCGTCCCGGCGTCGGTCGTGGAAGCTGGCGGCGGCGGGCGCGGTGGTCGTCGGCGTGGCGGTCGGGGTGGCGTTGAGCCTGCCGGGCCGCTCGGACCAGGTCGCGGAACCGCCGCCCACGACGACGACCACGACCGTCGCCGTCACCACCACGACGGCGACGGTCCCGGCGGGCGGCGACCCGAGGTTCACGCCGGTGCTCAAGCGGCTGGAGGACGGCGGGGACCGGATCGAGCTGTTCTGGACCGACCCGAGCGAGGGCAACGCCCAGTTCGTCGTGGTGGACGTGACGGGCCCGTCGGCCAGGCCGCTGGTGACGGTGGCGGCCGGTGCGACGTCGCACGTGCTGGAGGGCTTGGAGCCGAAGGCGCCCGAGTACTGCTTCCAGGTGCTCGCGATCGGCTTGGCGGACCCGGCGACGCAGCGCGGCTCGTCGGCCCGCACGTGCGCCGTGCGCAACGGCTAG
- a CDS encoding MFS transporter encodes MIGTARWSTRSVAVAQRGSGMGSVLGGVRADRRLAVVAVGSGASHLGAQLTLIGFTAELAGSGPFAVAGLFVAAAFGAALGTPLAGWAVDRFANRMVLAVAVCAQVVLLVGLLFAHPWPPALYPLVALVSACAGVARTCASTLTVGDGGRRLSSAQNTGSVAGIVLGGVLAAGPGIEVALMLDAVVTFAHLVMVVWLGVDRDPDRDDGVTAVPGGQWSGWVLLRSDQLLLGRVVAQAVAGVAVAIALVNEVFLVLGPIGGNGFTYSAVLVCWTAGLLIGPRLAPRATGPRALVAASSAAGLVLALALAAPALAPTLPVNAAAWLVAGACGSVLSTTLTGLVELRAPEPVRDRVAATVNAITVGSGTVAIVVAGVVVGAAGPLAAPAVASGFAAVACLMAALAVLRRDHLRGSVVAPDFEPAHEHAARL; translated from the coding sequence ATGATCGGCACCGCGAGGTGGTCGACCCGGTCGGTGGCGGTGGCGCAGCGGGGGAGTGGCATGGGCTCGGTGCTGGGCGGTGTGCGGGCGGATCGGCGGCTCGCGGTGGTGGCGGTCGGGTCCGGGGCGTCCCACCTCGGCGCGCAGCTCACGCTGATCGGGTTCACCGCCGAGCTGGCCGGGTCGGGGCCGTTCGCGGTCGCCGGGCTGTTCGTGGCCGCCGCGTTCGGCGCGGCGCTGGGCACGCCGCTCGCCGGGTGGGCGGTGGACCGGTTCGCGAACCGGATGGTGCTCGCCGTGGCGGTGTGCGCGCAGGTGGTGCTGCTGGTCGGGCTGCTGTTCGCGCACCCGTGGCCGCCCGCCCTCTACCCGCTGGTGGCGTTGGTGAGCGCGTGCGCGGGTGTCGCGCGGACCTGCGCGTCGACGTTGACGGTCGGTGACGGCGGGCGGCGGCTCTCGTCGGCGCAGAACACCGGTTCGGTGGCGGGCATCGTGCTGGGCGGCGTCCTCGCGGCCGGGCCGGGGATCGAGGTGGCCCTGATGCTCGACGCGGTGGTCACGTTCGCCCACCTCGTCATGGTGGTGTGGCTGGGGGTGGACCGCGACCCCGACCGGGACGACGGCGTCACCGCCGTGCCCGGCGGCCAGTGGAGCGGCTGGGTGCTCCTGCGCAGCGACCAGCTGCTGCTCGGCCGGGTGGTCGCGCAGGCCGTCGCCGGGGTGGCGGTGGCGATCGCGCTGGTCAACGAGGTGTTCCTGGTCCTCGGCCCGATCGGCGGCAACGGCTTCACCTACAGCGCGGTGCTCGTCTGCTGGACGGCCGGGCTGCTGATCGGCCCGCGACTGGCGCCCCGCGCCACCGGCCCGCGGGCGCTGGTCGCCGCCTCCTCCGCGGCGGGCCTGGTGCTGGCGCTGGCCCTCGCCGCGCCCGCGCTGGCGCCGACCCTGCCGGTCAACGCCGCCGCGTGGCTGGTCGCGGGTGCGTGCGGCTCGGTGCTGAGCACGACGTTGACCGGCCTGGTCGAGCTGCGGGCGCCGGAGCCGGTGCGCGACCGGGTCGCCGCGACCGTCAACGCGATCACCGTCGGTTCCGGCACGGTCGCCATCGTGGTCGCGGGGGTGGTGGTCGGCGCGGCCGGCCCGCTCGCCGCGCCGGCCGTGGCGAGCGGGTTCGCGGCGGTCGCCTGCCTGATGGCGGCGCTGGCCGTGCTGCGCCGCGACCACCTGCGCGGTTCGGTCGTGGCGCCCGACTTCGAACCGGCCCACGAGCACGCCGCGAGGCTGTGA
- a CDS encoding cytochrome P450 — MDAYVLDPTGRDIHAEAATLRELGAVVRVELPGGVVAWSVGRIDLLRRLLSDPRVSKDAFQHWSAMLAGEVPDDWPLHLWVSARNMFNAFGDDHRRLRSLVAKAFTARRAEELRPQVERIAADLLDRLAAGPEVVDLRAGFAYPLPIEVICGLVGVPDDARPGLRRTVDGVFDTTLTPEESVANQRLLYEILNGLVAAKRADPGDDLTSALIAAREEDGGRLSEVELVDTLVLMIAAGHETTVNLLDHAITALLTHPDQRRLVVSGERGWHDVVEETLRWQAPVANLPLRYATEDIEVEGVTIRRGEAILSAFAAAGRDPDHHGGTADRYDITRADKAHLSFGHGAHYCLGAPLGRIEAAVALPALFERFPDLALAVPADELLPVRSFISNGHQALPVRLGAPARR; from the coding sequence GTGGACGCTTACGTGCTCGACCCGACCGGTCGCGACATCCACGCCGAGGCGGCGACCCTGCGGGAGCTGGGGGCGGTGGTGCGCGTCGAGCTGCCCGGCGGGGTGGTGGCGTGGTCCGTCGGGCGCATCGACCTGCTGCGCCGACTGCTCAGCGACCCCCGCGTCTCGAAGGACGCCTTCCAGCACTGGTCCGCCATGCTCGCCGGCGAGGTGCCGGACGACTGGCCGCTGCACCTCTGGGTCTCGGCGCGGAACATGTTCAACGCCTTCGGGGACGACCACCGCAGGTTGCGGTCGTTGGTGGCCAAGGCGTTCACCGCCCGCCGGGCCGAGGAGCTGCGACCGCAGGTGGAGCGGATCGCGGCCGACCTGCTGGACCGGCTCGCGGCCGGGCCGGAGGTGGTCGACCTGCGGGCCGGGTTCGCCTACCCGCTGCCGATCGAGGTCATCTGCGGCCTGGTCGGCGTCCCCGACGACGCCCGCCCCGGTCTGCGCCGGACGGTGGACGGCGTCTTCGACACGACGCTGACGCCCGAGGAGTCGGTGGCCAACCAGCGGCTGCTCTACGAGATCCTGAACGGTCTCGTCGCCGCCAAGCGGGCCGATCCCGGCGACGACCTGACCAGCGCCCTGATCGCCGCCCGCGAGGAGGACGGCGGCAGGCTCTCCGAGGTCGAGCTGGTCGACACGCTCGTCCTGATGATCGCCGCCGGCCACGAGACCACGGTCAACCTCCTGGACCACGCCATCACGGCGCTGCTCACCCACCCCGACCAGCGCCGCCTGGTCGTCTCCGGCGAACGCGGCTGGCACGACGTGGTCGAGGAGACGCTGCGGTGGCAGGCGCCGGTGGCGAACCTGCCGCTGCGCTACGCCACCGAGGACATCGAGGTCGAGGGCGTGACGATCCGCCGCGGCGAGGCGATCCTCTCGGCCTTCGCCGCCGCCGGCCGCGACCCGGACCACCACGGCGGCACGGCCGACCGGTACGACATCACCCGCGCGGACAAGGCGCACCTGTCGTTCGGCCACGGCGCGCACTACTGCCTGGGCGCGCCGCTGGGCCGCATCGAGGCGGCGGTGGCGCTGCCGGCGCTGTTCGAGCGCTTCCCGGACCTGGCCCTGGCCGTGCCCGCCGACGAGCTGCTGCCCGTGCGGTCGTTCATCTCCAACGGCCACCAGGCCCTGCCCGTGCGGCTGGGCGCGCCGGCTAGGCGGTGA
- a CDS encoding serine hydrolase domain-containing protein, producing the protein MAEIGGTYDERFRAVRDAFAASLDRDDVGGSVAVFVDGEPVVDVWGGYADAARTTPWERDTIVNVWSTTKTMSALCALVLADRGAVDLDAPVAEYWPEFAAAGKGGVLLRHVLGHTAGLPTWHEPITVPELFDWDGATARLAAQAPRWEPGTVGCYHPLTQGFLLGEVVRRVTGRSLGAFFAEEIAGPLGADFHIGLPAEHDHRVAPVIPPPAADAAPGLPGERPNPAIVARDANTAAWRRAEVPSAGGHGNARSVAAVQSVLASGGVAGGVRLLSEAGCARVVQEQFRGVDRYLGVPVRYGMGYRVEGRTCSWGGWGGSVVVVDLETRMTVAYVMNRMLDNGTLGDTRGLGLVLTAYRALTA; encoded by the coding sequence GTGGCGGAGATCGGTGGCACCTACGACGAGCGGTTCCGCGCGGTGCGCGACGCCTTCGCGGCGTCGCTGGACCGGGACGACGTCGGCGGCTCGGTCGCGGTGTTCGTCGACGGCGAGCCGGTGGTGGACGTCTGGGGCGGCTACGCGGACGCGGCCCGCACCACGCCGTGGGAGCGCGACACCATCGTCAACGTCTGGTCCACCACCAAGACGATGTCGGCGCTGTGCGCGCTGGTCCTCGCCGACCGGGGCGCGGTCGACCTGGACGCGCCGGTCGCCGAGTACTGGCCGGAGTTCGCCGCGGCGGGCAAGGGCGGCGTGCTGCTGCGGCACGTGCTCGGGCACACCGCGGGCCTGCCGACGTGGCACGAGCCGATCACCGTGCCCGAGCTGTTCGACTGGGACGGCGCGACGGCCCGGCTGGCCGCGCAGGCGCCGCGCTGGGAGCCGGGCACGGTCGGCTGCTACCACCCGTTGACGCAGGGCTTCCTGCTCGGCGAGGTGGTCCGCCGGGTCACCGGGCGCAGCCTGGGCGCGTTCTTCGCCGAGGAGATCGCCGGGCCGTTGGGCGCCGACTTCCACATCGGCCTGCCCGCCGAGCACGACCACCGGGTGGCTCCGGTGATCCCGCCGCCGGCGGCGGACGCGGCGCCCGGGCTGCCCGGCGAGCGGCCCAACCCGGCCATCGTGGCGCGGGACGCGAACACGGCGGCGTGGCGTCGCGCCGAGGTGCCGTCGGCGGGCGGGCACGGCAACGCGCGGTCGGTGGCCGCGGTGCAGTCGGTGCTGGCGTCCGGCGGCGTGGCGGGCGGCGTGCGGCTGCTGTCCGAGGCCGGGTGCGCGCGGGTGGTGCAGGAGCAGTTCCGGGGCGTGGACCGGTACCTGGGCGTGCCGGTGCGCTACGGCATGGGTTACCGCGTCGAGGGGCGCACGTGCTCGTGGGGCGGGTGGGGCGGCTCGGTCGTGGTGGTGGACCTGGAGACCCGGATGACGGTGGCGTACGTGATGAACCGGATGCTGGACAACGGCACGTTGGGCGACACCCGGGGTCTCGGTCTCGTGCTCACCGCCTACCGGGCGCTCACCGCCTAG
- a CDS encoding cholesterol oxidase substrate-binding domain-containing protein yields MSNFGDALSRRRFLGATALAWLPVGVLLPGEGAGDPPPAFPPGIDLYRRTYENWAGEIRTDALWTCAPRTPADVVLLANWAHAQGFRLRPQGFRHGWAPLTVTPGTTGADRVVLVDTTAHLTATTVLPDAVRVQTGASMDDLLARLEDAGLGVTNTPAPGDLTVGGVLAINGHGTSVPAVGETRPPGHTYGSLSNLITSLTAVVWEGGEYRLRTFQRDEPECAALLTHVGRAFLTEVTLRVGANRNLRCVSRVDIPVSELFAPPGSGATRTFASFLDQTGRVEAIWFAFTDRPWLKTWSVAPTKPATSRQVFAPYNYVFSDNVPKAVSDLADLLITGAWALTPTFGQLQYTTAATGLTATLTSDLWGASKNLMLYVKPTTLRETANGYAVLTSRAGVQRVVSEFAAFYQDLLHSYQARGLFPVTGQVEIRVGGLDDPSHVGVPGAQTPALSAVRPREDHPEWDVAVWFDVLTFPTAPGAAAFYRELEQFFFSQYDGTYATTRVEWSKGWAYTDQAAWSDQTVLTSTVPDSYRQGPNPSWDAALASLDAHDPHRVFGNPFLDVLLP; encoded by the coding sequence ATGAGCAACTTCGGCGATGCCCTGTCCCGCCGCCGTTTCCTCGGGGCCACGGCCCTCGCGTGGTTACCCGTCGGCGTCCTGCTGCCCGGCGAGGGCGCGGGCGACCCGCCGCCCGCGTTCCCGCCCGGGATCGACCTGTACCGCCGGACCTACGAGAACTGGGCGGGTGAGATCCGCACCGACGCGCTGTGGACGTGCGCGCCGCGCACCCCGGCCGACGTCGTGCTCCTCGCGAACTGGGCGCACGCCCAGGGCTTCCGGTTGCGGCCACAGGGTTTCCGGCACGGCTGGGCGCCGCTCACGGTCACCCCCGGCACTACCGGGGCGGACCGCGTCGTGCTGGTGGACACCACCGCGCACCTGACCGCCACGACCGTGCTGCCGGACGCGGTCCGGGTGCAGACCGGCGCGTCCATGGACGACCTGCTGGCGCGCCTGGAGGACGCGGGCCTCGGCGTGACCAACACCCCGGCGCCGGGCGACCTGACCGTCGGCGGGGTGCTGGCGATCAACGGCCACGGCACCTCGGTCCCGGCCGTCGGCGAGACCCGGCCGCCCGGCCACACCTACGGCTCGCTGAGCAACCTGATCACCTCGCTGACCGCCGTGGTGTGGGAGGGCGGGGAATACCGGCTGCGCACGTTCCAGCGCGACGAGCCGGAGTGCGCCGCGCTGCTCACCCACGTCGGCCGCGCGTTCCTGACCGAGGTGACCCTCCGCGTCGGCGCGAACCGGAACCTGCGGTGCGTCAGCCGGGTCGACATCCCGGTGAGCGAGCTGTTCGCCCCGCCGGGCAGCGGCGCGACCCGGACGTTCGCGAGCTTCCTCGACCAGACCGGCCGGGTGGAGGCCATCTGGTTCGCGTTCACCGACCGCCCGTGGCTGAAGACGTGGAGCGTGGCGCCGACCAAGCCGGCGACCTCCCGGCAGGTCTTCGCGCCGTACAACTACGTCTTCTCCGACAACGTCCCGAAGGCCGTCTCCGACCTGGCCGACCTGCTGATCACCGGCGCGTGGGCGCTCACGCCGACGTTCGGTCAGCTGCAGTACACGACTGCGGCCACCGGGTTGACCGCCACCCTCACCAGCGACCTGTGGGGCGCGTCGAAGAACCTGATGCTCTACGTCAAGCCGACCACGCTGCGGGAGACCGCGAACGGGTACGCGGTGCTGACCAGCCGGGCCGGGGTGCAGCGCGTGGTCAGCGAGTTCGCCGCGTTCTACCAGGACCTCCTGCACTCCTACCAGGCCCGCGGCCTGTTCCCGGTCACCGGCCAGGTGGAGATCCGCGTCGGCGGGCTGGACGACCCGTCGCACGTCGGCGTGCCGGGGGCGCAGACGCCCGCGCTGTCGGCCGTCCGGCCCCGTGAGGACCACCCCGAGTGGGACGTCGCGGTGTGGTTCGACGTGCTGACGTTCCCGACCGCGCCGGGTGCGGCGGCGTTCTACCGCGAGCTGGAGCAGTTCTTCTTCTCCCAGTACGACGGCACCTACGCGACGACCCGCGTCGAGTGGTCCAAGGGCTGGGCGTACACCGACCAGGCGGCGTGGTCCGACCAGACCGTGCTGACCTCCACCGTGCCCGACTCCTACCGGCAGGGCCCGAACCCGTCGTGGGACGCCGCGCTCGCCTCGCTGGACGCCCACGACCCGCACCGGGTGTTCGGCAACCCGTTCCTGGACGTCCTGCTGCCCTGA